A single genomic interval of Caldalkalibacillus uzonensis harbors:
- a CDS encoding Gfo/Idh/MocA family protein, translated as MEKFRIGIIGAGTITKLAHYTSLSALKDQAEVVAIADINEHQAVQLAEKYDTKHIFSGYRELLRLADVDAVLISLPNFLHAKVAIEAMEAGKHVLCEKPMAINGLEAQQMVEVQKKTGKVLMVGLNNRFRSDVQFIKEQVNKGELGEIYYAKCGWMRRAGIPGWGTWFTTKSKSGGGPLIDIGVHMLDVTLYLMGNPKPVSVVGATYIKFGHTKEGLNRVSWGDVNENGMFDVEDLATAFIRLDNGATLALEVSWAANIAKDDVYVQLLGNKSGIRLTNDTGLTIYTEREGFQHDITPHITYDDQQARINMWKHFLHCLETGETPLCSPEQGLLVNQILDAIYQSSETGRQVFINQEV; from the coding sequence ATGGAAAAGTTTAGAATTGGAATTATAGGTGCAGGAACAATCACGAAATTAGCCCATTACACTTCGTTATCAGCTTTGAAAGACCAGGCAGAAGTAGTTGCTATTGCGGATATTAATGAACATCAGGCTGTGCAATTGGCTGAGAAGTATGATACTAAACATATCTTTTCTGGTTATCGTGAGCTGCTTCGTCTTGCAGATGTTGATGCTGTGTTAATCTCTTTACCAAACTTTCTGCACGCTAAGGTCGCCATTGAAGCGATGGAGGCGGGTAAGCATGTCTTATGTGAGAAGCCGATGGCGATTAATGGCCTTGAAGCCCAGCAAATGGTAGAGGTTCAGAAGAAGACGGGTAAAGTACTAATGGTTGGGCTTAATAATCGCTTCCGAAGTGACGTTCAATTTATAAAAGAACAAGTTAATAAAGGAGAACTGGGAGAAATCTATTACGCTAAGTGCGGCTGGATGCGCCGGGCTGGAATTCCAGGATGGGGAACGTGGTTTACCACCAAATCCAAATCGGGTGGAGGACCTCTGATTGACATCGGTGTTCATATGCTGGATGTCACGTTGTACTTAATGGGTAACCCCAAACCGGTTTCGGTGGTTGGTGCAACGTATATAAAATTTGGCCATACAAAAGAGGGCCTCAACAGGGTATCTTGGGGGGATGTGAATGAAAACGGCATGTTTGACGTGGAAGATTTAGCCACTGCCTTCATTCGTTTGGATAATGGAGCTACATTGGCTTTGGAAGTCAGCTGGGCTGCCAATATTGCCAAAGATGACGTTTATGTTCAGTTATTAGGTAACAAGAGTGGTATACGCTTAACCAATGATACTGGTCTGACCATTTATACCGAGCGGGAGGGCTTCCAGCACGATATTACGCCCCATATTACCTATGATGATCAACAGGCCCGCATCAATATGTGGAAACATTTCCTCCATTGTTTAGAAACAGGTGAAACCCCTCTCTGCTCACCAGAGCAAGGTTTATTGGTGAATCAAATCCTGGATGCTATCTATCAGTCCAGTGAAACGGGAAGGCAGGTCTTTATCAATCAGGAAGTGTAG
- a CDS encoding LacI family DNA-binding transcriptional regulator, producing the protein MATIHDVAKLAKVSIATVSRVLSHPEKVSPKTRQLVVEAMNQLDYRPNSMAQNLRRLQSNIIIALMPDIKNPFFSEVFRGIEDRAREAGFKILVGSTDRNKEKEKEYINLLKESWADGVILTTAEIDRRFIDELAQRRPLVLACEYIPGSPYPSVSIDNESAARKITKHLILQGHKRVAHIAGPSSIILSVARLTGYLQALHQSGLIEDEALIQEGDFTLQSGYDLANKLLSLKNPPTAIFAANDEMAIGAMKAIQDKGIRVPEDVAVAGFDDINVASFVTPSLTTIRQPRYKIGQTSVDLLLKVINHEPLDQPQIVLEDELIVRHSTTLNPELVM; encoded by the coding sequence ATGGCAACCATACACGATGTCGCTAAATTAGCCAAAGTATCAATTGCTACCGTATCTAGGGTTTTATCCCATCCCGAAAAGGTCAGCCCTAAGACCAGACAATTGGTTGTGGAGGCCATGAATCAGCTGGATTATCGGCCAAACAGCATGGCTCAAAATTTACGGCGCCTGCAGTCCAATATTATCATTGCTTTAATGCCTGACATCAAAAACCCTTTCTTTTCCGAGGTTTTCAGGGGGATTGAAGACCGGGCCAGAGAAGCAGGTTTTAAGATCCTGGTGGGGAGTACAGACCGCAATAAAGAGAAAGAAAAAGAGTACATCAATCTGCTGAAAGAGAGCTGGGCTGATGGTGTTATTTTAACCACGGCTGAAATTGACCGCCGCTTTATTGATGAGTTAGCCCAGCGGCGGCCGTTGGTTCTGGCCTGTGAATATATTCCCGGCAGCCCATATCCTTCAGTGTCCATTGATAACGAGAGTGCGGCCAGGAAAATCACGAAACACCTTATTTTACAAGGGCACAAACGGGTTGCCCATATTGCCGGGCCAAGCAGCATAATTTTAAGTGTGGCCCGTTTAACAGGTTATTTGCAAGCGCTTCACCAAAGCGGCCTGATAGAAGATGAAGCCCTGATTCAGGAAGGAGATTTTACTTTGCAATCAGGTTATGATCTGGCCAATAAGCTGTTAAGTTTAAAGAACCCTCCCACTGCTATCTTTGCTGCCAATGATGAGATGGCCATTGGTGCCATGAAGGCGATACAAGACAAAGGCATACGTGTGCCAGAAGACGTGGCGGTAGCCGGATTTGATGATATTAATGTTGCTTCTTTTGTCACACCCAGTCTGACCACCATTCGGCAGCCAAGGTATAAAATCGGTCAAACATCTGTTGATCTGCTGCTAAAAGTCATTAATCATGAACCGCTTGACCAGCCTCAAATCGTCTTGGAAGATGAGCTGATTGTTCGTCACTCTACAACTTTGAATCCTGAACTGGTTATGTAA
- a CDS encoding ThuA domain-containing protein produces MSTIVRVTVWNEFRHEQENDKVRNLYPQGIHHALASYLEKVGFNMKTATLDQPEHGLTTEVLDQTDVLIWWGHKAHHEVQDEIVARVQQKVLDGMGLIVLHSAHFSKIFKTLMGTTCDLKWREAGEKERLWVVRPGHPIVEGIGEYIEIVKEEMYGEFFDIPQPDELIFVSWFEGGEVFRSGCTYYRGNGRIFYFRPGHETYPTYYHPQVLKVIENACRWAAPVSTTKPTFGNYKPLEPLHRL; encoded by the coding sequence ATGTCCACAATCGTGCGTGTCACGGTCTGGAATGAATTTCGTCATGAGCAAGAAAATGACAAAGTACGCAATCTATATCCCCAGGGTATTCATCATGCCCTGGCTTCCTATCTTGAAAAGGTTGGCTTTAACATGAAAACAGCCACATTAGATCAACCTGAACATGGGTTGACCACAGAGGTTCTAGACCAAACGGATGTACTCATATGGTGGGGACATAAAGCCCACCACGAGGTTCAAGATGAGATTGTGGCCCGTGTGCAACAGAAAGTGTTGGATGGCATGGGATTGATTGTACTACACTCTGCTCATTTTTCTAAAATTTTTAAAACCCTGATGGGAACCACATGTGATCTCAAGTGGCGTGAAGCTGGCGAGAAAGAGCGGTTGTGGGTGGTTCGGCCAGGCCATCCCATTGTAGAAGGAATTGGGGAATATATTGAAATTGTGAAAGAAGAAATGTACGGCGAGTTTTTTGATATTCCCCAACCGGACGAATTGATCTTTGTCAGCTGGTTTGAGGGTGGGGAAGTGTTTCGCAGTGGCTGTACATATTATCGTGGTAATGGCAGAATATTCTACTTCAGACCAGGGCATGAAACATATCCCACCTACTATCACCCGCAGGTGCTTAAGGTGATTGAAAATGCTTGCCGTTGGGCTGCACCTGTTTCAACAACGAAACCAACATTTGGAAACTATAAGCCTTTGGAACCACTTCATCGCTTATAA
- a CDS encoding sugar phosphate isomerase/epimerase family protein, producing MKLGIFTVLFGEKKLEEALDLIEKQGLDTVEIGVGGYPGKKHADAAALLADEQKLKAFQQAIENRGLEISAISCHGNPLHPKREVAQSFHQDFTNAVLLAEKLGVETVIGFSGCPGESETSQNPVWVTCAWPPEHMEVLEWQWKEKVIPYWQEMSAFMKEHGVRVAIEPHPGFVVYNNETALRLRREAGDNIGVNFDPSHLFWQQMDPSECIKELAKEGALYHVHAKDTYIDQRNTALNGVLDTKSYRDELHRSWIFRTVGYGQGHDEWRKIISTLQMVGYEGAISIEHEDSLMSIDEGFKKAVAFLKDILIRERVKELWWA from the coding sequence ATGAAACTAGGCATTTTTACCGTTTTATTCGGTGAAAAAAAACTGGAAGAGGCTTTGGATCTGATCGAAAAGCAAGGTTTAGATACGGTTGAAATTGGTGTGGGAGGTTATCCAGGTAAGAAACATGCTGATGCTGCCGCTCTATTGGCTGATGAACAAAAATTGAAAGCCTTCCAACAGGCCATTGAGAACCGGGGTTTGGAGATTAGTGCCATCTCTTGTCACGGCAACCCATTACATCCTAAGCGAGAAGTGGCCCAATCTTTCCATCAAGACTTTACCAACGCTGTGTTACTGGCCGAAAAACTTGGTGTGGAAACGGTGATCGGTTTTTCAGGTTGTCCCGGTGAATCTGAAACTTCTCAAAATCCGGTGTGGGTGACGTGCGCCTGGCCGCCAGAGCATATGGAAGTGTTAGAATGGCAATGGAAAGAAAAAGTGATTCCCTATTGGCAAGAGATGTCCGCCTTTATGAAGGAGCACGGGGTTCGGGTGGCCATTGAGCCTCATCCCGGGTTTGTCGTCTATAACAATGAAACGGCATTGCGTTTGCGGCGGGAAGCTGGTGATAATATCGGCGTTAACTTCGATCCGAGCCACCTTTTCTGGCAACAAATGGACCCTTCAGAATGTATCAAAGAATTAGCCAAAGAAGGGGCTCTGTATCATGTTCATGCTAAAGATACGTATATCGACCAACGTAACACTGCCCTCAATGGCGTCCTGGATACCAAATCGTACCGTGATGAACTTCACCGTTCTTGGATCTTCCGTACCGTCGGCTATGGGCAGGGACATGATGAATGGCGGAAGATTATCAGTACCTTGCAAATGGTGGGCTATGAAGGGGCCATCTCTATTGAGCATGAAGACAGCTTAATGTCTATTGATGAAGGGTTTAAAAAGGCAGTCGCGTTCTTGAAGGATATCCTGATTCGGGAAAGGGTGAAGGAACTGTGGTGGGCGTAA
- a CDS encoding extracellular solute-binding protein, which yields MNRNVLMLIMTLLTLSLLLLGCNSSSDSSTSTTDPAPTASNEETTIEFWYIQTGEQEKVLLEAIERFEEAHPNVTVNARYIANDDYKQRMLVAMSGGNPPDIFVSWGGGWLKEFVDSGQVLDITDHIDKNHFKELALNNSTYEDRVYGVPLAVTLHLFFYNTEIFNEYELQPPETYEELIQIIDVLNNKNIYPIALTNQTAWPGAFYLMDFADRLGGHELFQEAFNRTGRGFDDQAYVKAGEYIQDLVNRNAFNPGFNGIPYDAGQGRQLMYSGQAAMMLMTTAFLNNVRNESPEFENIMDVFPTPILPDGEGDPTNLSGAVSPVFSVYQHTEHPELAIELVRELTSLETAQSYANRTGTLSAVENVVIEDEFVKKFEYYLHRANHLQMPYDQTLPPALAELHKDTTQELFGLTMTPEEAARKMEEKAREVLE from the coding sequence ATGAATCGAAACGTTTTAATGTTAATCATGACTCTGTTAACATTAAGTTTGCTTTTATTAGGCTGCAATTCTAGCTCAGATTCTTCGACATCCACTACTGATCCTGCTCCAACTGCTTCTAATGAGGAGACAACAATTGAATTCTGGTATATTCAAACAGGTGAACAAGAGAAAGTATTACTAGAGGCGATAGAAAGGTTTGAAGAAGCACATCCTAATGTAACAGTAAATGCCCGTTATATTGCCAATGATGACTACAAGCAACGGATGTTAGTGGCTATGTCCGGAGGAAATCCACCTGATATCTTTGTCAGCTGGGGAGGAGGTTGGCTTAAAGAGTTTGTTGACTCAGGTCAGGTGTTAGACATTACAGATCATATTGATAAAAATCATTTTAAAGAACTTGCCTTAAATAATTCTACTTATGAAGATCGTGTCTATGGAGTTCCATTAGCTGTTACACTTCATCTATTCTTTTATAATACAGAGATTTTTAATGAATATGAACTCCAGCCACCCGAAACATATGAGGAGTTAATTCAAATCATAGATGTTCTTAATAATAAGAACATTTATCCTATTGCCTTGACAAATCAGACCGCATGGCCCGGTGCATTTTACCTTATGGACTTTGCAGATAGATTGGGTGGACATGAACTGTTCCAAGAAGCATTTAATAGAACAGGTAGAGGATTTGATGATCAAGCATATGTCAAAGCTGGAGAATATATCCAGGACTTGGTAAATCGCAACGCATTTAACCCCGGTTTCAATGGTATACCTTATGATGCAGGGCAAGGTAGACAGTTAATGTACTCTGGTCAAGCAGCGATGATGTTGATGACAACAGCATTTTTAAATAACGTAAGAAATGAGTCACCAGAATTTGAGAATATCATGGATGTATTTCCGACACCGATTTTACCCGATGGGGAAGGAGACCCTACTAACTTAAGCGGAGCGGTTTCACCAGTATTTTCAGTGTATCAGCACACAGAACATCCAGAGTTAGCCATTGAGCTGGTTAGGGAGTTAACAAGTTTAGAAACTGCACAATCTTATGCAAATCGGACTGGTACGCTTTCTGCTGTAGAAAATGTAGTTATTGAAGATGAATTTGTTAAAAAGTTTGAGTATTATTTACATCGAGCAAATCATCTCCAAATGCCTTATGACCAAACACTTCCTCCTGCATTAGCAGAATTACACAAAGATACCACCCAAGAGTTATTTGGTTTAACCATGACACCGGAAGAGGCAGCTCGAAAAATGGAAGAGAAGGCTAGAGAGGTACTGGAATAA
- a CDS encoding carbohydrate ABC transporter permease yields MNLMDIVKKVILYTLAIVLLFFTGYPFLYMIGTSFKSLNSFFESPLSIIPSQPTFEQYVSVFEMGLTRYFVNSILITVVSVIGIVFISALASYPLSRMSFKLNRPLLLFFVAGMMLPIHATLIPIFILTQDMGIYDTLWALLGPYIAFSLPVSIFILTQFMQEVPKELEEAAYIDGCGHFSIFWRIMLPLVVPAISTIVIYNFVFLWTEFIFALVLLSSPENMTLPLGLQNFYSEFSINIPGLMAALTLASLPILLLFVIAQNKVVKGLTGGAVKG; encoded by the coding sequence ATGAACCTGATGGACATTGTTAAAAAGGTAATTTTGTATACATTGGCCATCGTATTGTTGTTCTTTACTGGTTATCCATTTTTGTATATGATCGGAACATCATTTAAGAGCCTCAACTCGTTTTTTGAGAGTCCGTTATCAATTATTCCTTCTCAGCCTACGTTTGAACAATATGTTTCTGTATTTGAAATGGGCTTAACACGTTATTTTGTTAATAGTATTTTGATTACCGTTGTTTCAGTTATAGGCATCGTGTTTATCTCTGCGCTAGCCAGTTATCCACTAAGCCGGATGAGCTTTAAACTAAACAGGCCACTACTCCTATTTTTCGTGGCCGGCATGATGTTACCTATTCATGCAACATTAATTCCCATTTTCATACTCACGCAAGACATGGGAATATATGATACTTTATGGGCCTTGCTTGGTCCATATATAGCATTTAGTCTACCAGTTTCTATCTTCATACTTACTCAATTCATGCAAGAAGTGCCCAAAGAGTTAGAGGAAGCCGCCTATATTGATGGTTGCGGTCATTTTAGTATATTCTGGAGAATTATGTTACCGTTAGTTGTTCCCGCTATTTCAACTATTGTTATTTATAATTTTGTGTTTTTGTGGACAGAATTTATCTTTGCCTTGGTGCTTTTATCCAGTCCGGAGAATATGACACTGCCTCTTGGTCTACAGAACTTCTATAGTGAATTTAGCATAAATATACCCGGGTTAATGGCAGCATTAACTTTAGCGAGTTTGCCAATATTACTCTTATTTGTCATCGCACAAAATAAAGTAGTTAAAGGATTGACAGGAGGGGCAGTAAAAGGGTAA
- a CDS encoding DoxX family protein has protein sequence MSKRYEWSLLILRVVLGLSFFVHGLVKFQSGINNIAGWFSSIGLPGFLAYVVAIIELAGGIAMILGIGTRLVAFLFTFIMIGAIFTVKMSAGFLGNEQMAGYELDLTFLAMSIALLISGSRLYSLDQVLFRSRNA, from the coding sequence ATGTCCAAGAGATATGAGTGGAGTTTATTAATCTTGCGGGTCGTCCTCGGATTAAGCTTTTTTGTCCATGGCCTAGTTAAATTTCAAAGTGGTATCAATAACATAGCCGGATGGTTTAGCAGCATTGGGCTGCCAGGATTCCTGGCCTATGTTGTCGCCATTATTGAGCTTGCAGGCGGCATCGCCATGATTTTAGGGATTGGAACACGCCTTGTTGCTTTCTTATTCACCTTCATTATGATAGGGGCTATATTTACAGTGAAAATGTCGGCTGGTTTTTTGGGTAATGAGCAAATGGCCGGGTATGAATTAGATTTGACATTTTTGGCGATGTCCATTGCGCTTTTAATCAGTGGAAGTCGTTTGTATTCATTAGACCAAGTACTATTCAGGTCTAGAAACGCTTGA
- a CDS encoding carbohydrate ABC transporter permease, with the protein MNIDQIVSKKEQTKVISSAPKRNSQFKKRLTILLFILPALIVYMIYVVYPIITTFNYSLFSWSGTQREKIFVGLTNYIQLFADSTFWMALKNNIKIVLVSVFVQIPLGLVMALILFSSIKGRKVFNVLYFLPYLMSTVAIGLLWIYMYDPVNGPVNRVLDIFGFSPVAWLADPILAMTSVLIVIVWQFAPFYMILFKAAMVGIPDELYEAADMDGANSFHKFVYITLPSLMPTIVTSSVLAVVGSLKAFDIFYIMTRGGPGHATEILGTYMYKQGFVNLNMGYASAIAFMMFLIAFVIVVLIQVIEYQRRKRGLLTP; encoded by the coding sequence ATGAACATTGATCAGATTGTCTCTAAAAAAGAACAAACTAAAGTAATATCTTCTGCTCCAAAAAGAAATAGTCAATTTAAAAAGCGACTCACAATTTTGCTGTTTATTCTGCCGGCGCTTATCGTATATATGATTTACGTTGTTTATCCCATCATTACAACCTTCAACTATAGTTTGTTTAGTTGGAGTGGGACACAGCGGGAAAAAATATTTGTGGGATTAACAAATTATATTCAACTATTTGCAGATAGTACATTTTGGATGGCTTTAAAAAATAATATTAAAATTGTACTCGTTTCAGTTTTTGTACAGATTCCACTAGGGTTAGTGATGGCATTAATCCTGTTCAGTTCAATTAAAGGTCGTAAAGTATTCAATGTGCTTTACTTTTTGCCTTACTTAATGTCTACAGTTGCCATTGGTCTCTTATGGATCTATATGTATGACCCAGTCAACGGCCCGGTTAACCGCGTTCTGGACATATTCGGATTTTCACCCGTGGCTTGGCTTGCTGATCCTATTCTTGCTATGACATCAGTATTGATAGTCATCGTTTGGCAGTTTGCACCATTCTATATGATATTATTCAAGGCGGCAATGGTTGGGATACCTGATGAATTATATGAGGCCGCTGATATGGATGGTGCTAATTCATTTCATAAATTTGTGTATATCACTTTGCCTTCACTTATGCCAACTATTGTAACTTCTTCGGTTCTCGCCGTTGTAGGTTCTCTTAAGGCTTTTGATATCTTTTATATCATGACCAGGGGAGGTCCGGGCCATGCCACTGAAATTTTGGGCACCTATATGTATAAGCAAGGATTTGTCAATCTTAATATGGGCTATGCCAGCGCAATTGCTTTTATGATGTTTCTTATCGCCTTTGTGATAGTGGTTCTAATTCAAGTAATTGAGTATCAGCGCAGAAAGAGGGGGCTCTTAACACCATGA
- a CDS encoding sugar phosphate isomerase/epimerase family protein, with protein sequence MANIPVAVQLYTVREEVKKDFAGTLEKIAAMGYDGVEFAGYWEDYRPTELKKILDNLGLRIAGSHIPLDMLKSDLLQVIEYQQELGNKKIICPYLLPEERKTKEDYLRLAGLFNEIGKKCKEHGITFIYHNHDFELHRFGDETGLEILLNETNPEWMQFELDIYWLKKAGEEPLTWLAKYQDRIPLIHLKDMTDDKEEFFAELGTGKIDFKPIINFGRQHSVEWWVVEQDKCKRDPLESIKISISYLKSIL encoded by the coding sequence GTGGCAAACATACCGGTTGCTGTACAATTGTATACGGTGCGAGAGGAAGTGAAAAAAGACTTTGCTGGAACACTTGAAAAAATTGCAGCTATGGGTTATGACGGTGTTGAATTTGCGGGTTATTGGGAAGATTACAGGCCAACAGAACTAAAAAAAATATTAGATAACCTGGGACTTCGAATTGCCGGAAGCCATATTCCGCTGGATATGTTGAAATCAGATTTATTACAAGTCATTGAGTATCAACAAGAGCTGGGAAACAAAAAAATCATCTGCCCGTACTTACTGCCTGAAGAGAGAAAGACTAAAGAGGATTATCTACGGTTAGCCGGGCTTTTTAATGAAATTGGTAAAAAGTGCAAAGAACATGGCATAACTTTTATCTACCATAATCACGACTTTGAACTGCACAGGTTTGGAGACGAGACTGGACTAGAAATACTCTTAAACGAAACTAATCCTGAGTGGATGCAATTTGAGTTAGATATTTATTGGTTAAAAAAAGCTGGTGAAGAACCTCTGACGTGGTTAGCAAAGTATCAAGATCGCATCCCCTTGATTCATCTAAAGGACATGACAGATGATAAAGAAGAATTTTTTGCAGAGTTAGGTACAGGGAAGATTGACTTTAAACCTATCATTAACTTTGGTCGGCAGCACTCAGTTGAGTGGTGGGTTGTTGAACAGGATAAGTGTAAGAGGGATCCTTTAGAAAGTATAAAAATAAGCATTTCTTATTTAAAGTCAATTTTATAA
- a CDS encoding DODA-type extradiol aromatic ring-opening family dioxygenase: MVPSLFVCHGSPTLAIEENEYTRFLQGLGQQIKPEAVVIFTAHWESPTLTISSTDQAYETIYDFGGFSEELFKLTYPAKGSTTIAALLEQQFSNYGIKTKRDERRGLDHGSWVVLRRLYPQADVPVVQLSVNPYLPPQEQYKIGQAIKRLGKEDILVIGSGGTVHNLGMIRWGETTPEKWAVEFDDWLIEKVQQKNLDSLFKYEELAPHARLAVPSAEHLVPLFIALGSGSDHEVPTLLYRSYDHGTLSHICFRF, from the coding sequence ATGGTCCCCTCATTATTTGTTTGTCACGGCTCACCTACGTTGGCTATTGAAGAAAATGAATATACCCGTTTTCTTCAGGGTTTGGGTCAACAAATTAAGCCTGAGGCAGTTGTGATCTTTACAGCCCATTGGGAAAGCCCAACACTGACCATTTCTTCTACTGATCAAGCGTACGAAACCATTTACGACTTTGGCGGCTTTTCAGAGGAGTTGTTTAAACTGACGTATCCCGCAAAAGGTTCAACAACTATTGCTGCATTGCTTGAACAACAGTTTAGCAATTATGGAATTAAGACAAAAAGGGACGAGAGAAGAGGATTGGATCACGGCTCGTGGGTTGTTTTGCGCCGTTTGTATCCTCAAGCTGATGTTCCTGTGGTTCAATTATCAGTAAATCCATACTTGCCTCCTCAAGAACAGTATAAAATCGGCCAGGCAATTAAGAGATTGGGGAAAGAGGATATACTGGTCATTGGCAGCGGCGGAACAGTTCACAATTTGGGGATGATACGCTGGGGAGAAACCACACCGGAAAAATGGGCAGTTGAGTTTGATGACTGGCTCATTGAGAAGGTCCAGCAAAAAAATTTAGATTCACTTTTTAAATATGAAGAGTTGGCTCCCCACGCCCGCCTTGCCGTGCCATCGGCCGAGCACCTGGTTCCGCTTTTTATTGCACTGGGCAGCGGGTCTGATCATGAGGTTCCAACATTACTATACCGGAGTTATGACCATGGGACATTGAGCCATATCTGCTTTCGGTTTTAA
- a CDS encoding Gfo/Idh/MocA family protein — protein sequence MGVNQTLNVGMIGYKFMGKAHSHAYRDVSFYFNPSLKPVLKTIVGRNEVGVKQAAAQFGFEAAHTDWRELIKSDEIDLIDIVTPNNTHAEMVIEAAQAGKHILCEKPLAMNVQEGKEMLKAVQEAGVVHMISHNYRFAPAVQLAKKLIEEGKLGRIYHIRAQYLQDWIMDPDFPLVWRLRKDVTGSGALGDIGSHIIDLARFLVGEIEQVTGMTEIFIKERPMGEMTEGLHAAQSSVQKGKVDVDDAVAFLARFNNGALGVFEATRFAAGNRNKNKFEINGSKGSIRWDLENMNLLEVYFTDDDKSLQGFRTINVTESVHPYVNQYWPAGHIIGYEHTFINLVYELIQGIAEGKQVSPSFEDGVRNQAVLEAIARSAREGAWINVSELL from the coding sequence GTGGGCGTAAACCAAACACTTAATGTGGGCATGATTGGATACAAGTTCATGGGCAAAGCCCATAGTCATGCTTATCGGGATGTCTCTTTTTACTTTAACCCCTCTCTGAAACCAGTGCTTAAAACGATTGTCGGCCGGAACGAAGTGGGAGTTAAGCAGGCAGCTGCCCAATTTGGCTTTGAAGCAGCCCATACAGACTGGCGGGAGCTAATAAAGAGTGACGAAATTGATCTGATTGACATTGTCACCCCCAACAATACCCATGCCGAAATGGTCATCGAAGCAGCACAGGCGGGGAAGCACATCTTATGTGAAAAACCACTGGCCATGAATGTGCAAGAAGGCAAAGAGATGCTAAAAGCCGTCCAGGAAGCTGGTGTCGTGCACATGATTTCCCATAATTACCGTTTTGCTCCCGCTGTGCAGCTGGCTAAGAAGCTGATTGAAGAAGGTAAATTAGGACGAATCTATCATATCCGGGCACAGTACCTTCAAGACTGGATCATGGACCCTGACTTTCCTCTTGTCTGGAGGCTGCGCAAGGATGTAACAGGTTCTGGCGCCTTGGGGGATATTGGCTCCCATATCATTGATCTGGCCCGGTTCTTAGTAGGGGAGATTGAACAGGTGACAGGGATGACCGAAATCTTCATTAAAGAGCGTCCCATGGGTGAAATGACGGAAGGATTGCATGCTGCCCAATCTTCCGTTCAAAAAGGAAAAGTGGATGTTGATGATGCTGTGGCTTTCCTTGCCCGTTTCAATAATGGGGCACTGGGTGTCTTCGAGGCAACCCGCTTTGCTGCCGGCAACCGCAATAAAAATAAATTTGAAATTAACGGTTCCAAAGGTTCTATTCGCTGGGATCTGGAAAATATGAACCTGCTTGAGGTTTATTTCACTGATGATGACAAAAGCCTGCAAGGTTTCCGCACCATCAATGTGACAGAATCAGTGCATCCCTACGTCAATCAGTACTGGCCAGCTGGTCATATCATTGGCTATGAACATACCTTCATTAATTTAGTTTATGAACTGATTCAAGGGATTGCCGAAGGGAAGCAGGTCTCTCCTTCTTTTGAGGATGGGGTACGAAACCAGGCAGTTCTGGAGGCGATTGCACGCTCAGCTCGGGAAGGAGCGTGGATCAATGTTTCTGAGCTGCTATAA